The sequence below is a genomic window from Tachysurus vachellii isolate PV-2020 chromosome 2, HZAU_Pvac_v1, whole genome shotgun sequence.
ttttggtaAGCACTGTGTTTGTGGTCTGCACGTTAGCCTATAGTTAGCAGCATCTATAACAGACAGTAAGgattattaaactttaaaataattttataatcattaataacctattagtatttattaaaaatgtgaatttgCTAAAACCATATGAACCAAATGTAGGCATGTGAAAAGTTGTGATGTCACATCAGCTTTTGGTCTGACATTGCCCCCTTGTGGGACCCCTGAGGAGTTTCAATATAACTTGAGTATTTGGTTTGTAGTTATCTGACCATGGATTTTTTGTCGAATTATTAAATCTGTCCCCAGGTTTTGGCACTCAGCAGTACAGGGAATGGACTACGATGTGTTGGTTTATGGAGGAAGTCAAGAAAACGTTTATACCATTGATACGGTATGTATAATTTCCTGAACAAACGGATCAGGAATTGtcagtaaaaagaaataaatcccaGTATTATGATTATCAGATTAAAGAGGGAAATCATTAAAGAAGACGGAATCACAGGAGACAGATTTAGTGCATGGTGAAAAGGACTGAGAGTGCATTGATATGAAAATCAATCAGGATGAAAGAtggtgcaataaaaaaaacagacagcagcTTAAAGCACAGTCAGGAGTTCAGTCTCAAATAATCCGCCACCAGATTATAGAGAGGCCTTGACTGGGAGGCAGCCatgtttagattttgttttagatttcaGTTTCCCTTGTGttcccatgttttttttttcctctcacagtCCTTACTGTAGTTTTCTGGATTTGATCTCAGCCATTTTCTGTTGGAATTAAAACAGCTGCAGCTGATAACAAAGTCTGACTAATTTGGACATTTTATAATCTTTAATAAAGAGAGTCAGCGATTACGTTCTACCGACTCTGCATTTTTGTCACCTAAAATTAGACTTCGCATTTGCACATTCAGCAATGGAAAGCACTGAATTATTTGACAGATAAAACTCTTCAGCCAGGGTTTTGAGACCCAGTAAGTTTTACCTTTAGTTTAGTAAATTGTGCTGTGCTTCACACTATAGAGGAAATAAGCTTTAATTCAACCATTGGATCATCTGATCCATTTCTCAGTAACTGAAAGTGATTTCTTTTCTCAGATTACAGTACTCCGATCTCGTTCAGTGACTCACAGTGGGAATGTACTGGTGTTTCAGAGCCAGCCGTATTCACTAACAAGGCAGGTTTTATAAACCAACTCAGTTCAACACTTATCTTACCCTATATGTAATCTAAACCTTTCTTTATTGACTGGTGTCAATTTTAATGTCTTCACCCTGCATGCAATGAGATCAAGCATGAATTTAAGAACATGAGAAAGTTTCTTTGgtcttaatattttgtttttcctcatcatAGATTATGTGAAGACTGTATAGGCAAACATGGATCCGTTTTACAGGAGAAGGTGTCATCTTTACCACCCAAAATTCAGGAGACCGTTAACAAGAGGATGCATTActtcaaaacaaaaatgcaaaagaaaaatagatCTGCTTGAGTAGTATCCCATTGTATGGActtgaacatactgtataggATTTGCACATATAGTTATTCATTTAgtgacaacatttatttttgttacacaaCACGTTCTTAAGTATTAATGTTGTATATTCTTATTAGAATTGCCTTCAGATACTTGATTGAATTTTAGAGATGtgaatttatttgaaataattgtttaaaattgtATGTTCAGGTTTGGATAGGATATAGATCCTTTATGCCTTTTAATCAGGTTGCTTGAAGTTTGATGTTACATCATAATTTCAAcatgaattattaatttaaataaaaagaattgaaCTAAACATATCAATGTGGATAATTGTTTACATGTGAAAAGCTAGCTAAGTGGTTTGGACTGGAAAGGATTTTTAGCATCCTAGAgggctttttgtttttccactttCAAAGCGATAGACATTTTATGGGCCCTTTGTTTATCATTACTGTACTCTAGAACTCTATAAAGCATACACACCTCATGAATTGGTTTAATTATAAGTTTATTATTGAATATATTCATGAATTGGAATGATTTCTTACAAAATATGAATAGAATGATATGTCACATTTATGCCAATATATACTAATAAAACCTGGAGATTTCTTCTTTCATGATGACATTTAAGAAAGTAATGTACCATATCTAATTTTTGTTAATATAAAACCATCatatttttttggtatttttccCTCAAAGTGCATAAAAAGAACTCCAAAGGGCTTTACCGACCCAACTGCAGCACTTGACCTAACAAGCTTGTGATTAAGACAATGATTGAGTAACGAGTGCTGGTCACTCATCTAACCATTCAGCTGACTGAAACTGCTTTTCCCAGCAGCCTCTTCAGCACATAACTTCAATTTCCAGAATACAAATAATCTTTACAGACAACTTGACAACCCATCTCAACATTTCGCCAGTGTCTTTGAAGCTGGTAAAATAGTAATCTGAGCCATAATTTTCAGCACAAGGGCAAAGCAATGCACAAAACTAACAAATACTGCCCACATGGGAAAAGCAAGTAAATAAAACcgaaaaagtttaaaaaaaaaaacaaaaaaaataatgctcaTTCAGCTGATAGGAGCAGATTTTTCCTCTAAGCGTATTAGCATTGAGTCTAAAAAAGCTAAAGCTTAGATGCCTGATCAAGTTTCTCTCGCATTTAATTAAGACCATGTTATTAAACAAATTGTGAAATGAACagggaaggagaaaaaaatagagatggcaccaggatcaTTCCAATGTACATCCCTCCGTCCTGCATTCTTCACCTCCTCTCTTAGCCTTGCTCATTCATATAGCCTCAACATAGTTGGCGGGAAGCATGCCCTGCTTGCCCGTGCGCTCCACACGACCAAACATCCATCCCTCATCTATCTGCTGCACGTCCACGATCATGTCTCCGTCTGCAAATGAAACCTCGTCCTCATCAGCTGCTGCATAGTCGTAGATCGCTCTGTAGCGCTTCtgcatacacgcgcacacacacacaggcacaggttTAGCTCATTTTCAGTTACATTTTGACTCTTATATTGACTTTCTTTCATTAAAGGCAATGTATGCAGTATTTTAAAAGAATCTTTATGAATGGCAATGCTATGCAAATTAGAAACACCTCACACTCTCTTGCCAGCCCAAACAGCTAGCCATCAGCATCTATTTATAAAACAGTAGCCAAAAACAGAAAATTGTAGATAATAGCCATGATTATCCTCCCCTAGAACTAGATCAGTCACCTGACTAGCGTAGTATGCATGTTCTGTGGTTTCTactaatttgcatatcaaaCAGGTTTAAGCAGTTCTTTTGAATATATTTCTCAGTGTTACAATCTGGGCTTGAATGCAATGCTTTCATCTGTTTCAATTCTTTCATCCCATGATTATTTTTAGTCTATTTtagttgtaaaaaaataaaatgtaatgctcTGTTAACAAATTTAACCCTCGCTGTATGATGTCACACAGAGTGGATGAATGTGTGTACACATAGTGCCCTTCAATGGACTGATGATCCATCATGTGTTTGTTCCTGTCTCAACACCAGTGGTCCTAGGACTGGCTCTGGCTCTATTGTgtccctgatcaggataaattGCGCACTGAAGAtgaattaatcaataaatgactgaatgaatacaAAACTCACTATAGAGCAGTTAaccatataataaaaatgtttttggcaGAGATCTTGCAGTGTGTTAACATGTAGATTTGAACTTGATGTGGTGCAATTCCTCACCCCGCCACTAGAAGGTGGTGGAGCTGCAGCAGAGCGAGCTGGCTGGGGCTCATAGTGGTAGTTCTGCGGGGTTGTAGGGTTGGTGGGGCTGGTAGGCTGGTAAGCTAGgtgtgaaaaagaaagcaagtgTGCACAGGTATTGGATTAATGCTGAATATGAATAATCACTGTGAGAAGAGAAATAGGAAATAAAAAGGGAGAACAGCGGCCATGTACTGATTAGTACCTCGATTAGCATTGCTCTCAGGAGGCAGGGCTTCACCTCCCATTCGAGTCTTTTCAAAATCCTCATGATACTTGATCTAATGCATGACatatgacaaacacacacacacacacacacacacacacacacacacacacacacacacagtgctgtgttacattacaGTGAACTTCAAACACAAGATGTCAGTGTGTTCCACAATGTAGCCACTTAGGGCTAGTCTAAGAAAAGTTGAACAGGGcacaggaaaaggaaatgaCACCTCAACAATGGCCAAGTGATTTTAGTATTGCTTGGAAACGAGCCTTAACacaagattttatatttttctattttttttgaaGATCATTAAGGTGGTAAAAAGAATGAAAGGCAGGTAGCAGTGGATAATGACAAACAATTTAGAGAGGAAGTTGGGTGGAGGCAGAATAAATATGAGAATTTTTGAGTCTCGCACTGAACGAACAAAAAAGCTAGGAAACAACTTGTAGACAGATGGGAAAGATAGGAAGTGGAGCTCAGGACAAGGAGGGAAGGGAGGAGTCTGAAGCAGAGTGAAACGTGCTGCAGCATGTGTCGCACCCTTCAGTAACATGTTAAGTAAAAAATTCCTCAACTGCGTGAAAATCCTTCTGTTGCATATAAGGTGATATTATAGCTTCTTGCAAGTTTGGCAGCTTACATTGCTGATCTGGTCCTGCGTTTTCTTGAGTCTCTGCAACTCTGGTGTGTCAGTCACCACACTGAAGCCTTTCCCTTTGTTCTTTTCAAAATCCTCTTTATAGAGCACCTACATGGGACAAGAAGAGAGTAAGCAGAccaaattattcattttgacagTAAATACACTGCATTGCACACCTAGTGTATAGATGAACTGCACAATTCATCTGGTAGTTAATTTCAAGCTGCATTTCAGACAATGGACACGGTTTTGAAAGGTCAAACTATGAACAATGATGCATGGGTTACATTAAACGTTGTGGTTTTTGCAGTGATAAATGTACACACGCCCTCTTTTGCTTGCCTCAACACTGCCCAAGTGCATGCATGTaagcacaaacacatgcacacacaccttgaattacAGCCTCTGAGGTTTATAATGTATTACTATATCTGAAAAATGATGCCTATAGTGAAACCTCAGTACTTAAAAATTtgtcttattattataacaacatcCCACTGTCATAACATTGTCAAGTATTTTGAATATGCGGAAGTTAAGTCCCCATAAAGCACTGAATACATTGTAAATTGTAGGCAGGTAGAAAACACTAAAATACTGATTTACTGATAGATAAAACAACTAGAAAAGATGATACCCCTTCCCCCAGCCCAACCGAAGGAAAATACAGAAGCAACAGTGTCTGTATAATTTATAGTCTCACCTTTCACACTTCACTTATAAAAGGCAGTGTAATAGCAAACAAAATTTACATTGTCTGCTTTGGCCTTTACTGCAGCATGAAAGCCGGTACACTCAGACCTGTTTTCAGATCGGCTGTAGTTTACTGCTATATAAACACTAGGTAATCTCCAGACTCTCTTAATAGAGCGCTGTGAGCTGCTGCTCTCAGAGTGATTTTCACTGCAAGTGGATTGAGCGACTCCGGCAGCATGCTTGTGACCAAGCTTTTTTTTCCAGCCCCCAACCAAAAGTACCTCACCAGTGTTTCTCACTGATCAATTATTTATAACAACAGGTAGTCTAGTTCAGTTGCTGTGGGCTGTCTGTG
It includes:
- the LOC132839960 gene encoding LIM and SH3 domain protein 1-like, whose amino-acid sequence is MNPLCSRCNKVVYPTEKVNCLDKYWHKGCFSCEVCKMTLNMKNYKGFDKKPYCSQHYPKTSFTSVADTPENIRLKQQSKMQSQVLYKEDFEKNKGKGFSVVTDTPELQRLKKTQDQISNIKYHEDFEKTRMGGEALPPESNANRAYQPTSPTNPTTPQNYHYEPQPARSAAAPPPSSGGKRYRAIYDYAAADEDEVSFADGDMIVDVQQIDEGWMFGRVERTGKQGMLPANYVEAI